A region of Etheostoma cragini isolate CJK2018 chromosome 2, CSU_Ecrag_1.0, whole genome shotgun sequence DNA encodes the following proteins:
- the asf1bb gene encoding histone chaperone asf1b-B → MAKVQVLNVAVLDNPSPFGNPFQFEITFECMEDLPEDLEWKIIYVGSAESEEYDQVLDSVLVGPVPAGRHMFVFQADAPNTGLIPESDAVGVTVVLITCTYRGQEFIRIGYYVNNEYTDPELRENPPLKPDYTQLLRNILASNPRVTRFHINWEGSADKMEDSENVDPSPNISGMLPPSCLPGKMPPLGLMPDNSMDCM, encoded by the exons ATGGCCAAGGTACAAGTCTTAAATGTTGCTGTTCTGGACAACCCGAGCCCATTTGGAAATCCCTTTCAGTTTGAAATAACTTTTGAATGCATGGAGGATTTACCGGAAG ATCTGGAGTGGAAGATCATCTATGTGGGATCAGCTGAGAGTGAAGAATACGACCAGGTTTTGGACTCTGTACTAGTTGGCCCGGTACCGGCTGGCAgacacatgtttgtgtttcaa GCTGATGCTCCTAACACAGGGCTGATTCCAGAGAGTGATGCTGTTGGAGTGACTGTAGTCCTTATAACCTGCACTTACCGTGGACAGGAGTTTATCCGCATCGGTTACTATGTCAACAATGAATACACAGACCCTGAACTACGGGAAAACCCACCTCTCAAACCAGACTACACTCAg CTTCTGCGGAATATTTTGGCGTCCAACCCCCGTGTCACCCGCTTTCATATCAACTGGGAGGGCTCGGCAGACAAGATGGAGGACAGCGAGAATGTTGACCCGTCCCCCAACATTAGTGGCatgctccctccctcctgttTACCAGGAAAGATGCCACCTCTTGGACTGATGCCAGACAACTCCATGGACTGCATGTAA